The following DNA comes from bacterium.
GAAGCGTGGATCGTCGGCGAGCGCGACACCGGCAACCTCGCAGAACCGGCGGAAGAGCCGGTCGTTGCCCGTGCCGAGGGTGATGTAGCGCCCGTCGGCGCAGGCAAACGCCTGGTACGGCACGACGGTCGCGTGCGCAGAGCCTCGCCGGGGAGGAATCTCTCCGGATGTCAGGTAGATCCCGACGTAGTACGAAAGCCAGGAGATCTGCGCGTCCATCATGGAGACGTCGAGGACCTGGCCTGCGCCTGTGCGGCCGCGGGCAAGCAGCGCGAGGGTGATCGCATAGGCCGCGTACATGCCGCCGGCGATGTCGGCGATCGGGATGCCCACCCGCACTGGGGCGCCCCCCTCCTCGCCCGTCGTCCCCATCACGCCGCCCATCCCCTGCAGGATGAGGTCGAACGCAGACCGATCCCGGTAGGGTCCGGTCTGCCCGAACCCGGAGATCGCGCAGTAGATGAGGCGCGGATTCCGCCGGCGGAGCACCTCCTCGCCGATTCCCAGCCGGCTCATCGTCCCGGGGGTGAAGTTTTCGACCAACACATCCGCCCGATCCGCCAGCTTCAAGAGGAGCGCGACCCCGTCGGGGTGGCGAAGGTTCAGCGTCACGCTGCGCTTGTTCCGGTTGACGCTCAGAAAGTAGATGCTCTCCCCCCCCGCGAACGGGGGTCCCCAAGCCCGCGCCCCATCACCCTCGCCCGGCGGCTCGACCTTGATGACATCGGCCCCGTAGTCGGCCAGCATCGCCGTGCCGAACGGACCCGCCATAAATCGCGTCAGATCGAGGACGCGGATGCCCTCCAACGGCCCCGCCCCATGGCTGCGCACAGCCGGCTCGTCGCTCACACACCTCTCCTCGGTTCCAGACATCGCGGGCACAAGCCCCATCATTCGACGTCACGGCTGGTGTTCATCTCCCGGAAAAAATACCGGCCGGCGGCACCGGGCGGTGCCGCCGGCCTCCATCGTCTTCGCTACCTCGACTCAGCCCCCGTGGAGCGCTGCTCCACCTCGCGGGAGACGCATCTCCCTGATCGGCGGGAGGTCGAGGGTTTCATATGAGGTAGCGGGCCGAGAGTCCCGCTGCCCCGTTACTGCTTCGGGGGAGTCTCCCCCTGTGGATCAGTATTACGCTTCGACAGACGGACGCGACGCCTCATCACCCGCCTCCTCCCTTGAGGATAGCAGTCGTCATGTGTGCCGATGTTCGTCACTTTCCATTGTACCCCTCGCCACGACCGTGTCAACACCGGAACATTAGTGACGGAGCAGCACTTCCGCGATGAGGACTGCGACCGCCGTCCCGAGCGCGACCAACCCGAGAACGACGAGGGGGTGCCGAAGCAGATTCTCGCCCGGCGGGGCACCCAAGGGAGGATCGGGCCGCGAGAGCACCGTCATGTCGGCTGCGTCCGGATGCCGGAGCGCGTCAAGGAAGGCTCCCGCGTGCGGAAACCGCTCCTGTTTTCGCCGGCGCATCGCCGTCGCGATGATCGCCGCGATCGCCGGGGGCACCTCAGGCCGCAGCGTCGCCAGCGGTTCCGCGTCCATGTTGAGGTGCTGGTACATCGTGCTGAGGGGATTTGCGCTGCGGAACGGCGGCCGTCCCGACACTAGTTCATAGAAGATCAAGCCGAGCGCGTAGACGTCGGTCTCGGGGCCACCCCGCTCTCCGCGGATCTGCTCGGGGGCCATGTACTCCGGCGTCCCCACCAGCCCGGAGAACCCGCGCCACGTCACCCGCGGCGCGCCGTCGAGCAGCGCGATCCCGAAATCGATGATCGTCACACGAACGTCGACCCTGACAAGAATGTTTTCGGGCTTCAGGTCGCGGTGGTACACGTGGTGTTGATGGCAATAGGCAACCACTTCTGCGAGGTTGGTGACGATCTCAATCGCCTGCGGCACCGGGAGCGGGTGCGACTCACTCACGAAGTCCCGGAGGGGCCGCCCCTCCGTGTAATCCAGAACGAGATAAGGGGGGCGCGCATCTTCGCACGCTTCGATCAGCCGGGGCACCCCGGGATGGTCCAGGATACGACCGATGGCCACCTCCCGGCGGAATCGCTCGTATGCCGCAACCTCGCCGAGTTGTGCGGGGTCGAGGAACTTGAGCACAACGGCGGCCCCGCTGCGCAGGTCTCGCCCCTGGAACACGGCGGCTTCGCCGCCATGTCCCAGCGGCCGCTCGACGACGAAATGACCGACCTGATCGCCAGGGCCCGGCATCGGGAGGCTCGTGTGAGGCGGTCAGCCGGTGATGCGGATCGCCAGCACGGTCAGATTGTCAAACCCACCCCGCCGGTTGGCTTCTCGAACGCAGGCCGCCGCCGCTGCGTCGGGGGGAAAGTTCGTGAAGGTGGCGCGGACGTCCTCTGGGGTCAGGTGTTCGAGCACACCGTCGGTCGCGAGGATGAAGCAATCGCCGCGCTGCGCCGGGCCGCTCCTGAGATCGACCGCAACCAAAATGTCCCCGCCGATCGTTCTCGTCAACAGGTGGCGATGCGGGTGGCGATCGGCACCCGGGGCGTCCACGAGGCCGAGGCGCCGCATCTCCTGGACGATTGTGTGGTCTCGGGTCAGCTGCCGAACCGCGCCGCCGCGGACCAGGAAGGCTTTGGAATCCCCGACGTGTCCGAGCCAGTACCGTCCGCCGCGGACGACGAGCGACGTCAGCGTGGTCTGCATCCCGGAGAGCGCGGGATGCCCCTCGCGAAGGTGATAGACGTGAAGGTTGGCCTGTTCGATCGCCCGGCGGAGGATCCGCCCGGGATCTCCTCGCAGGTTGAGGTAATATTCCTGAGCGACCGTGTGCGCGGCTTCCGCGCTCGCCACGGCTCCCCCGCCCGCTCCCCCGACGCCATCGGCGACGATGAACAGGCTCCCGCGGCTGGCGTGCAGGAGCGGATCTGTAGGGACTTCATAGCGAACATAGTCCTCGTTCTTCGGCCGGACCCGCCCGGGATCAGTCGCGCTGCCGACTTCCAGGCTCAGCGACTCGGTGGGACGAACAGGCGCGCGCGGGACCTGCTTCACCCCGTCTTGCCCTCCAGCGCGATGATCGCCTCAGCGATCTCGACGATCGACCTGCGGGAGCTCTGAGCGAGGCGGCGCAGGCGCGACGTCGCCTCCGCTTCCGTGAGCCGGTATCGATCGCGCAAGAGTTGGGTGGCCGCCTCGACCTGGTTCACCGTGCCACGATCAGCCCTCGCGGGGCGATCCGCAGAGGCGCGTCGGAGCCATATGAGCTCGGCAAACCGGGCGCGCGCCACCTCGATCGCGGGACCGATGTCCGACTCCCGCACCGGCTTCATCAAGTACGCCAGCACGCCGGCGTCGGCGGCCTCCTCCACCAAGCTGCGCTGGTTGTAGGCGGTCAGCACGATGATCGGCACCGGGTGCTCGGCCATGATCCGGCGGGTCGCCTCGAGCCCATCCATCCCGGGCATCTTGATGTCCATGATGACGACGTCCGGATCGAGGGCGGCGACTTTCTCGACCGCGTCCTCGCCATCGGCGGCCTCGCCGACGACCCGATAGCCGAGATCTTGCAGCATCGCCCGCATCCCCATCCGGATCAGCGCCTCGTCGTCGACCAACAAAACATCCCCGGCTCCCCGCTCAGTCATTCGTCAGCCCCCGCCGCGGCGCCGAGTGGCCCGCGAGTGTCACTCCAAAAACGAAAGCGCCCCCGCCCTATCCGGCGGGGGCGTCTCGGCCCATGGCCATGCTACCATGCCCCCACGAATCGATTCAAGGCCGGGTTGACAGTGAACCGGAGAGTCGCTACTATCATGGCAAGCACCCGGACGTGCATGAGGCCTGGACGCCGATCCTTTGATATGGGGTCGGCGTTTCTGTATTTGGCCGACGGCCGCGACGCCCCGACTGCCCCGGCGCAGTGGATTCGCATTCTACGGAATAGACGAATCGAGGAGGCGTCGTGCATGTCGAACACCACCGGGTTTCGTAAGAGCCTGACGCTCACCGGCGTGACCGTCAACGCCATGGCGCTCATCGCGCCGGGAGCCTTCTTGTGGATCACCTACCAGGTCCAAGCGTCCCAGGTCGACGCCGCCGGTGCGTCCACCGCGATGGACATCTGGCCGGGACTCGCGCTTGCGCTCGTCCTCGCCTTCCTGACCGCGATCTCGTACTCGATGCTGAGCAACCTGTACCCGGATGCCGGAACGGGATCCTCATATTACTTCGCGGAGAAGGCGTTCCTCGACAAGGAGGAAAGCACGTTTCACCGCTGGGCCCGCCTCGCCAAGTACGTCGTCGGATGGATCTCGCACCTCTACTACTGGGTCTACCCGGGCGTGATGGTGGCGATGATGGCGACCATGATCGTGTACGTCCTGGGTCTCTTCAACGTGACTCTCCCGCCGGTCGCCCAGGTCGCCATCGCGGTGGTGTTCTCCTTCGCCACGGCCTACGTGGCCTACCGGGGGATCTCCGGATCCACCCTGGCCAGCCTGATGATCAATGTCATCCAGATCGCGGCACTCGTGCTGATCTCGGTCCTGGCGCTCAGCTACCGGTTCGGCAACCCGCAGCACGTGACGTTCCTCCACCCGACGCTGTCGAGCGTCGTGCTCCCGCACAACCTGAGCCACGTTCTCTTCCAATCGACGATCGCGATCCTGCTGCTGGTCGGCTTCGAGTCGGCCACGGCGCTGACCGCCGAGGCCCTCCACCCCAGTTTTGTGAGCCGCGGCGTGATCCTCTCATTGATCATCCAGGGCCTGATCGCCTACCTCTTCGAGTACTTTGCGGCAAGCGCCTGGGTCAACACAGCCTACACCTTGAAGGACGCCAAGGGCAAGGTACTCGCGGGGTTTGACGCGGCCGGCTTCTCGCAGGCCCCGATCGGTGATATGGTGAGGAACCTGGGCGATACGATGCTGGGCGGCATCGGGTTCCCCCTCCTGCTCATCATCGCGCTGACGGTTGCGATCGCCGTCTTCGGGACCACCCTCGCGTGCATGAACACGGGCGTCCGCCTGACCTACGCGATGGGACGGGACGAAGAAGTACCGGCCATCCTCGGTCTCCTGCACGGCCGCTTCGCCACCCCACACTTTGGTGTGTGGATCATGGCGGCCGTCTCCGCGGTCATCGGCGGGTTCGGGGTGCTTTCCGTCATGAACCTTACCGCCATCACGTTCCTGTCGAACATCGGCACGTTCCTGCTCTACGGGCTGACCAACGTGGTGGCTTTCGTCGCGTTCCGCCGGGCGCCCCAGGCTCATACCGTGAAGCACGTGCTGGTCCCGCTTCTCGGAGCGTTCGCCAACCTGGCGATGCTGCTGGCGGTGATCTACTTGGGGATCCTGGGCGGCGGCGACACGCGCACCGCCGCGCTGATCTCGCTCATCTCGACGGGGGTGTGGTTCGCCGCCGGGCTCTTCTACTTCGTCTCGAACACCCGTGGGCGGAGCCGGGAGATCTGGGTCGAGAAACAAATCGGCACCGCGTGATACGAACGACCTCGGGGGGAGGTGCAGGCGGGGCTGCATCTCCCCCCGAAGCGTCGATCTTCGGTCCGGGCCCTACCCTCGCCCCCAGGATTTCTCATGCGCACTCCGGAAAGATCCTCGATGGCCCAGCGCGTTCTCGCGGGACCGCGGCCGGGCACGACGCGCCCGCTCGGCTCGCCTCGGGCCGTGATCCGACGGCGGCGCGAGATCGTCGTGGCCTACCTCCTGCTCGCCCCGGCCCTGCTGTTCGTCATGGGCCTCCTCGCCTACCCGATCGGCTGGGAGGTGTGGGCCAGCCTGACCAACAGCTCCGTGCAGCGCGTCTCGGCAAGCTACGTCGGCTTGTACAATTACCTGGTCTTTCTCAACGATCCGGAGTTCTGGGTTGCGGCCCGCAACACGATCGGGTTTCTTGCCCTCACGGCCGCGCTCAAGCTCGCGCTCGGGACCGCCGTGGCCCTGGCGTTGTGGCGCCCCTTCCGGGTCCGGCCGATCGTGCTCCTGGCCGTGTTCCTGCCCTGGGCCTATCCCGCCGGCGCCGCGATGATCGGTTGGGATCGGTTCATGAGCCCTCCGGTGCACACCGCCTACAGCGTCCTCATGGGGAACCTCAGCGTCTACTTCGATCGGTGGCTGGGCAACGGCACGTGGGGGTTCCTCACCCTCGTCCTCGTCAATAGTTGGCGCGGCGCGGCGTTCACTGGGATCTTCCTGCTCGCCGGGCTCAACGGGCTCCCGCGAGAACTCTTCGATTACGCCGCCCTCGAGGTTCGGACCACGTGGCGGTGCTTCCGATTGGTGACCCTGCCCCTCCTCCGACCGTTCTTGGCCCTGGCCACGCTCCTCTCCCTCACCACCGCCGTCGCCGACCTGGGGAACGCCTGGCTCCTGACGGGCGGGCGCAACGTGTACCCGATCGTCTGGACCGACTCCTTCCGCTACGCGCTCATTGCCGGGCAGTGGGGAAAGGCCTCCGCGCTCGCGCTCATGCTGGTCCCCGTGCTGGCGCTCCTCCTCTTTGCCTGCTACCGGCTGTTTGACCCCCTCGAGGAGGGGCAGCCATGACGGCGCCCCGCTGGCTCCACCCGTGCCTCCGGGCGTGCGGGCTCGCGCTCATCGCCGCCGGGAGCGTGTTCCCCATCTACATGATCGCGATTGAATCGCTGAAGTCCGTCCACGAGGACGTCACCGGAAATCCCTTGATCGTGCTCCATCCCACGCTGAAGTGGTATCTCGGCCTGTTCGACCCGGTCGTGTGGCTGCGCGGCGAGATCGCCGTTCAGAGCGTCCCGTTCCTCGTCTGGCTCGCCAATACGGCGATTGTGTTTGCCGGCGCGCTCGCCATCACGCTCGTCACGAGCGTGATGGGGGCCTACGCCCTGGGGCGCCTCCGCCCCCCGGGGTGGCGCACCTGGCGGCGGGCCTTGTTCGCGACCTACCTGATCCCCCAGTCGCTTTTGTTTCTCCCCCTGTACACCCTCGTCTTTCGCCTCAATCTGGACGACAACTTGCTCGCCCTGATCCTCATCTACCCGATGCTCGCCGTGCCGTTCTGCGTCTGGCTCCTCTCTGCCTACTACCAGCGGCTCGATCCCGAGGTCGAAGAGTCTGCTTACATCGAAGGAGCCAGCCGCACGACGGCATTCCTCCGGATCATCCTGCCCATGAGCTGGCCGACCGTGGTCGCGGCGGGCGTCTTCGCCTTGGGGGTGATCAGCAGCGACTCGATCTTCGCCGCGGTGTTCCTGCCGAACCAGTTCCACCAGACCCTCGCGGCCGGTCTCGGCACCATGGGGCCGAGCATGGACAATCTCTCGGTGGTGGCGGCCGTCAATCTGGCGGCGGGGACGGTCGTGCCGATCGCCGCCCTCTCGGCCGGGGCCTACGTGCGCGGGCTGACCGCCGCGATGGTTGAAGGCGCCTGAGCGCGTAGGGAATCCCGCGGGCCCCGTGGAAGGGGTCCGCGTATGGCCCAGATGGTCGCGGCGCCCTCCGGCGCGAAGAACGGGCAGGTGTTTGGGAGGGGAGAGTTGGCGCGCCGGCGACACGACGTCGTCGTCGCGTACCTGTTGCTCGCCCCTGCGGTGTTGCTCGTCCTCGGCGTTCTCGCGTATCCTCTCGGCTGGCTGGTCGAGATCAGCCTGACCAACTCGTCGGTCCTGGACACGAGCACCAAGCTTGTATGGCTCGGCAACTACGCGGGATTCCTTCGCGACGCGGAGTTCTGGCGGGCGTCCGCCAACACGCTCGGGTACCTCGCGATCACGGCCATCCTCAAGATGGCGGTGGGCGTGGGCATCGCGCTCCTGCTCGCACGTCCGTTTCCGGGGAGGCCGCTCGTGTTCGTCGCCACATTCCTGCCGTGGGCGTACCCAGGCGGCCTCGGCGCGGTCGGCTGGTACTGGTTCCTGATCCCCCCCCTCCACTCCTCGTATTCTGTCTTCATGGGGGATCTGCACCTGTTCTTCGACAGCCGGCTGGGGGAGGGAACCTGGGGGTTCATCAGCCTGATCGCGTTCAACGTCTGGCGCGGCGGGTCGTTCGTCGGGATCTTCCTGCTTGCCGCGCTCAACGGGATCCCAGAAGATCTCTTCGACTATGCCACCACCGAAGTCAAGAACGCCTGGCGGAAGTTCTGGATGGTTACGGTGCCGCTGCTGCGGCCGTTCCTGGCGCTGGCGACGTTCCTCTCATTGACCGGGGCGGCCGTCGATCTGGGGAACGTCTATTATATATCCGGGTTCCGCAACGTGTATCCGATCGTCTGGACGCAGGCGTTCCACCTCGCGCTGTTCGGGGGACAGTGGGGGCGGGCGGCGGCGCTGTCGCTCATCCTCATGCCCGTGCTGACCCTCATCCTCTTCATCTGTTACCGCGTATTCGAGCCGCTCGAGGAGGACGTCGCGTGAGGACGACCCGGCGCTTTCGCCGGCTCGTCCAGGGCGTCCTGCTCGTCCTTCTGGCCGCATACAGCATCTTTCCCATCTACATGGTCACGGTCGAGTCGCTCAAGACCGTCGACGAAGATGTCTTCGGCAGCCCCTTCTATGTCCGCCATCCTTCTTTGGAGTGGTACCAAAATCTCTTTGAAGAACACGAGTGGATGACCCACGCCAGAATCGTCACGCGCACGGTCCCGTTCCTGGTCTGGTCCAGGAACACCGCGATCGTCTTCAGCGCAGCGCTCGCGGTCATCCTGCTCAGCAGCCTGATGGCCGGGTACGCCCTCGGCCGCCTACGCCCGCCGGCGTGGCGAGGGTGGCGCCGGGTGCTGTTGGCGACGTTCCTCATCCCCCAGACGATCCTGTTTCTCCCGCTCTATAAGGTGGTGTTCCACCTCCACCTCGACGACAATCTCCTGGCGTTGGTGCTGACGTATCCGATGCTGGCGATCCCCTTCTGCGCGTGGCTGTTCTCCGTCTACTTCCAGAAGCTCAGCCCGGACATCGAGGAATCCGCGTACATCGAGGGAGCCGGCCGGTTCACCGCGTTCTTGCGCATCGTCCTCCCGATGAGCTGGCCCGTGGTCGTCGCCGCCGGGCTCTTTGCCCTCGGGGTGATCAGCAGCGACTTCATGTTTGCCGGTGTGTTCCTCCCCAACCAGTGGCATCAGACGATCGCGGCCGGGATGGCGACGATGGACGTGAGCCTCGAAGACCTCTCCGTGGTCTCCGGGATCAGCCTCGGCGGGCTCCCCGTCCTCCTGATCGCCGCGCTCTTCGCCGGCTCGTACGTGCGCGGGTTGACGGCGGCGATGATCGAAGGCGCCTGACGCCGCCGAGGCTGCGGGTGAGCTCTTGGATCATCCGCGCGCTCAAGGGGACGAGGCGGGCAGGGAGGCCGAGGTCCCGCGCGAGAGCGAGCGCGAGAGCGGTATCCTTCACGAGGATGTCGAGGGAGGATCCGGGGCGGTAATCGCGGAGCCAGGCGGCGACCGTGGGCCAGTTCTCGACGACCCACGTCGTCCCGGTGCACGTCCGCAGCACCTCCCACAGCCGCTCGGCCGGAACACCCTGCGCGGCGGCGAGGTCCGCGACCTCGCGCGCCGCCAGCAGGCTCGTGGTCAAGAGCACCTGGTTCGCCATTTTCACGGCGGTCCCGGCGCCGACATCGCCGACGTGCTCGATCTGCGACCCCATCGCGCCCAGCACGGGCCGCGCCGTCGCGAGGTCCTGGATCGAGCCGCCGACGATGATGGTGAGGGTGCCTGCCTCGGCGCGGGCCCGCCCGCCGCTGACGGGGGCGTCGAGGAACGCGAGGCCACGTTCCCGCGCGGCGGCGCCGAGCCGCCGCATCGACGCGACCCCGATCGTGCTCATCACAATCACGATCACGTCCGCCCGCGCTTCCTCAAGCACGCCGCCCGGGCCCAACACGACCTGCTCCGCCTGGGCGGGAGTCCGCACCATGACCACGATCGCATCCTGACCGCGCGACGCGGCGCCGACGGATCCGACTCGCCGGCCCCCCACGGTCTCCAGGGCCTCGACCGCGGCCGCGCGGATGTCGTACCCCGTCACCTCAAATCCGCGGGCCGCGAGGTTCGCGGCCATGGGCAAGCCCATCTCGCCGAGCCCGATCACGCCGACCGTCTTCATGCGGGCGCTCCCTGCGGCTCGAGATAGACGATCCGGCCACGACTCACGACCAGGCGCACCCGGCGCAGCGCGGCGATGTCTTCGACCGGATCCCCCTCCACCGCGATCACGTCGGCGACCTTGCCCACTTCGACCGTGCCGAGCGAGGAGGCCAGGCCGAGGGCCGCCGCCGGCCACGCCGTTGCCGCCTGGATCGCGCGCATGGGAGACTCCCCGAGCCTCACGAGCCAGGCCAGCTCGTCCGCGAGGCACCCATGGAGCGCGTCCGTGCCGACGACGTATCGCATCCGCCGCGCGATCACCTTTCGCGTCGTCTCCAGCGCACGGTCGGCCAGCCGCCGGAGCCGTGCGTCGGTCTCGGGGTTACGCTCGAAGGCGTGCGCCCGCGGTCCGCAGAGCACGCCGGTGGTGAGCGTGATCAGCGTCCCGTAGCGCTGGACCAGGTCGAGGTCCGCGTCGGTCAGAAACCATCCGTGTTCGATGACGTCCAGTCCGCCGCCGATGGCGGCGGCGACCCCGGGTCCGCCGAGAAGGTGGGCCGCGACAGGGCGGCCGGCTTCGTGCGCCTGTCTGACGGCGGGGGCGACGTGAGCCTCCCCGTAATAGCATGTCGTCGGGTCGACCGAAGGGTTGCCCACGCCATCGGAGACGAAGAGCTTGACGAAGTCAACGCCGGCCTCGAGGTTGTCGCGCGCGGCCCGCTCGATCTCCTCGGGGTCGTCGGTCAGCACGGAGGCGACCGCCCCGCCGGAACATCGAGGCGATCGAATGGCGCGCCCCGCGGCGACCAACCGGGGACCGACGATCGCTCCTTCCTCGACGGCGCGCCGGACCGCGAGATCGATTCCATGGAGATCCCCGCACATCCGGACGCCCGTCACGCCGGCCCGGAGATCTTCGAGGATCCGGCTCACCCCGTTCGCCACGTACTCGCCCGCCGGCACCCGGACCTGCGCGGAGAGCTGGCCTCGGCGTGTGTCCAGGCCGAGGTGCGAGTGAAAATCCCACAGGCCGGGGAGCAGGCTGCAGCCGGGAAGAGACAGGACGAGCGGGTCAGGCGACGGTCCCAGGCGGCCGTCGACCCCGGTGACGCGGTCGCCCTCGATATCCACGCGCCCGGGACGGTGCGGTTGGTCTCCCGCCCCGTCGATCAGCCGGTCCGCCTCGATCCGGATCACCGGACGCCGATCACTTCACCGCAGCGCTCGTGATTCCTGAGATGAACTGGTCCAGGAATAGACTGTAGAGCACGGCCACCGGCACCCCGATCAGCAGGGCACCCGCCATGAGCGATCCCCAAAAGTACACATCCCCCCGGATCAGGTCGGTGGCGACCCCCAGGGGGACGGGTTTTTGATCGCCCACCGACACGAACACGAGCGCGTACAGGAAATCCTGCATCGTCAAGGTAAACGTGAAGATCACCGCGGTGAGGATCCCCGCCCAGCTCACGGGAATCACGGTCCGGACGAGGGCCGCGAAGCGGCTGCAGCCGTCCACCCTGGCGGCTTCCTCGATCTCGGGCGGCACCGTCTTGAAGAATCCGCTCAGGAGCCAGGTGCAGAACGGGATCGTAAACGTCGGGTAGACGAGCACGAGCCCCCATTTGCTGTCGAGGAGATGGGTCAACCCGAGGATACGAGAGAGCGGAATAAACAGGAGGATCGAGGGGATCAAGTACCC
Coding sequences within:
- a CDS encoding CoA transferase encodes the protein MSDEPAVRSHGAGPLEGIRVLDLTRFMAGPFGTAMLADYGADVIKVEPPGEGDGARAWGPPFAGGESIYFLSVNRNKRSVTLNLRHPDGVALLLKLADRADVLVENFTPGTMSRLGIGEEVLRRRNPRLIYCAISGFGQTGPYRDRSAFDLILQGMGGVMGTTGEEGGAPVRVGIPIADIAGGMYAAYAITLALLARGRTGAGQVLDVSMMDAQISWLSYYVGIYLTSGEIPPRRGSAHATVVPYQAFACADGRYITLGTGNDRLFRRFCEVAGVALADDPRFRTNPDRIRSRAELIPVLETLLQTRPASAWLEALQAAGVPCGPIYTVDEIVEDPQVHAREMLVQVDHPSAGRITIPGLPVKCSGTPGSIRRPPPRLGEHTADVLTDLGVGSDEITRLRSLGVI
- a CDS encoding serine/threonine-protein kinase, giving the protein MPGPGDQVGHFVVERPLGHGGEAAVFQGRDLRSGAAVVLKFLDPAQLGEVAAYERFRREVAIGRILDHPGVPRLIEACEDARPPYLVLDYTEGRPLRDFVSESHPLPVPQAIEIVTNLAEVVAYCHQHHVYHRDLKPENILVRVDVRVTIIDFGIALLDGAPRVTWRGFSGLVGTPEYMAPEQIRGERGGPETDVYALGLIFYELVSGRPPFRSANPLSTMYQHLNMDAEPLATLRPEVPPAIAAIIATAMRRRKQERFPHAGAFLDALRHPDAADMTVLSRPDPPLGAPPGENLLRHPLVVLGLVALGTAVAVLIAEVLLRH
- a CDS encoding protein phosphatase 2C domain-containing protein — its product is MKQVPRAPVRPTESLSLEVGSATDPGRVRPKNEDYVRYEVPTDPLLHASRGSLFIVADGVGGAGGGAVASAEAAHTVAQEYYLNLRGDPGRILRRAIEQANLHVYHLREGHPALSGMQTTLTSLVVRGGRYWLGHVGDSKAFLVRGGAVRQLTRDHTIVQEMRRLGLVDAPGADRHPHRHLLTRTIGGDILVAVDLRSGPAQRGDCFILATDGVLEHLTPEDVRATFTNFPPDAAAAACVREANRRGGFDNLTVLAIRITG
- a CDS encoding response regulator, which codes for MTERGAGDVLLVDDEALIRMGMRAMLQDLGYRVVGEAADGEDAVEKVAALDPDVVIMDIKMPGMDGLEATRRIMAEHPVPIIVLTAYNQRSLVEEAADAGVLAYLMKPVRESDIGPAIEVARARFAELIWLRRASADRPARADRGTVNQVEAATQLLRDRYRLTEAEATSRLRRLAQSSRRSIVEIAEAIIALEGKTG
- a CDS encoding APC family permease, with translation MSNTTGFRKSLTLTGVTVNAMALIAPGAFLWITYQVQASQVDAAGASTAMDIWPGLALALVLAFLTAISYSMLSNLYPDAGTGSSYYFAEKAFLDKEESTFHRWARLAKYVVGWISHLYYWVYPGVMVAMMATMIVYVLGLFNVTLPPVAQVAIAVVFSFATAYVAYRGISGSTLASLMINVIQIAALVLISVLALSYRFGNPQHVTFLHPTLSSVVLPHNLSHVLFQSTIAILLLVGFESATALTAEALHPSFVSRGVILSLIIQGLIAYLFEYFAASAWVNTAYTLKDAKGKVLAGFDAAGFSQAPIGDMVRNLGDTMLGGIGFPLLLIIALTVAIAVFGTTLACMNTGVRLTYAMGRDEEVPAILGLLHGRFATPHFGVWIMAAVSAVIGGFGVLSVMNLTAITFLSNIGTFLLYGLTNVVAFVAFRRAPQAHTVKHVLVPLLGAFANLAMLLAVIYLGILGGGDTRTAALISLISTGVWFAAGLFYFVSNTRGRSREIWVEKQIGTA
- a CDS encoding sugar ABC transporter permease, coding for MAQRVLAGPRPGTTRPLGSPRAVIRRRREIVVAYLLLAPALLFVMGLLAYPIGWEVWASLTNSSVQRVSASYVGLYNYLVFLNDPEFWVAARNTIGFLALTAALKLALGTAVALALWRPFRVRPIVLLAVFLPWAYPAGAAMIGWDRFMSPPVHTAYSVLMGNLSVYFDRWLGNGTWGFLTLVLVNSWRGAAFTGIFLLAGLNGLPRELFDYAALEVRTTWRCFRLVTLPLLRPFLALATLLSLTTAVADLGNAWLLTGGRNVYPIVWTDSFRYALIAGQWGKASALALMLVPVLALLLFACYRLFDPLEEGQP
- a CDS encoding carbohydrate ABC transporter permease gives rise to the protein MTAPRWLHPCLRACGLALIAAGSVFPIYMIAIESLKSVHEDVTGNPLIVLHPTLKWYLGLFDPVVWLRGEIAVQSVPFLVWLANTAIVFAGALAITLVTSVMGAYALGRLRPPGWRTWRRALFATYLIPQSLLFLPLYTLVFRLNLDDNLLALILIYPMLAVPFCVWLLSAYYQRLDPEVEESAYIEGASRTTAFLRIILPMSWPTVVAAGVFALGVISSDSIFAAVFLPNQFHQTLAAGLGTMGPSMDNLSVVAAVNLAAGTVVPIAALSAGAYVRGLTAAMVEGA
- a CDS encoding sugar ABC transporter permease, with the protein product MAQMVAAPSGAKNGQVFGRGELARRRHDVVVAYLLLAPAVLLVLGVLAYPLGWLVEISLTNSSVLDTSTKLVWLGNYAGFLRDAEFWRASANTLGYLAITAILKMAVGVGIALLLARPFPGRPLVFVATFLPWAYPGGLGAVGWYWFLIPPLHSSYSVFMGDLHLFFDSRLGEGTWGFISLIAFNVWRGGSFVGIFLLAALNGIPEDLFDYATTEVKNAWRKFWMVTVPLLRPFLALATFLSLTGAAVDLGNVYYISGFRNVYPIVWTQAFHLALFGGQWGRAAALSLILMPVLTLILFICYRVFEPLEEDVA
- a CDS encoding carbohydrate ABC transporter permease → MRTTRRFRRLVQGVLLVLLAAYSIFPIYMVTVESLKTVDEDVFGSPFYVRHPSLEWYQNLFEEHEWMTHARIVTRTVPFLVWSRNTAIVFSAALAVILLSSLMAGYALGRLRPPAWRGWRRVLLATFLIPQTILFLPLYKVVFHLHLDDNLLALVLTYPMLAIPFCAWLFSVYFQKLSPDIEESAYIEGAGRFTAFLRIVLPMSWPVVVAAGLFALGVISSDFMFAGVFLPNQWHQTIAAGMATMDVSLEDLSVVSGISLGGLPVLLIAALFAGSYVRGLTAAMIEGA
- a CDS encoding NAD(P)-dependent oxidoreductase, producing MKTVGVIGLGEMGLPMAANLAARGFEVTGYDIRAAAVEALETVGGRRVGSVGAASRGQDAIVVMVRTPAQAEQVVLGPGGVLEEARADVIVIVMSTIGVASMRRLGAAARERGLAFLDAPVSGGRARAEAGTLTIIVGGSIQDLATARPVLGAMGSQIEHVGDVGAGTAVKMANQVLLTTSLLAAREVADLAAAQGVPAERLWEVLRTCTGTTWVVENWPTVAAWLRDYRPGSSLDILVKDTALALALARDLGLPARLVPLSARMIQELTRSLGGVRRLRSSPPSTRARTSRRRARRSGGRGARRG
- a CDS encoding amidohydrolase family protein; the encoded protein is MIRIEADRLIDGAGDQPHRPGRVDIEGDRVTGVDGRLGPSPDPLVLSLPGCSLLPGLWDFHSHLGLDTRRGQLSAQVRVPAGEYVANGVSRILEDLRAGVTGVRMCGDLHGIDLAVRRAVEEGAIVGPRLVAAGRAIRSPRCSGGAVASVLTDDPEEIERAARDNLEAGVDFVKLFVSDGVGNPSVDPTTCYYGEAHVAPAVRQAHEAGRPVAAHLLGGPGVAAAIGGGLDVIEHGWFLTDADLDLVQRYGTLITLTTGVLCGPRAHAFERNPETDARLRRLADRALETTRKVIARRMRYVVGTDALHGCLADELAWLVRLGESPMRAIQAATAWPAAALGLASSLGTVEVGKVADVIAVEGDPVEDIAALRRVRLVVSRGRIVYLEPQGAPA